From the Chloroflexia bacterium SDU3-3 genome, the window GCTTCGTGCGCCTGCTGGGCATCGCCGAGATGCTGGGCGCGGCGGGCGTCATCCTGCCGCCGCTCACGGGCATCCAGCCCTGGCTGGCGCTGGCCGCGTGCGTGGGCTTCATCCTAGCGGCGGGCGGCGGCGCGGTGGTGCACCTTCAGCGCGGCGAGGGGTCGAAAATCGGTATCAACATTGCGCTGATCATCCTCAGCGGCCTAATCATCTACGGGCGGATCTTCCTCGCGCCGCTCTAGCGCTGCAGCAGACGGTCGAACTCCGCCGCCGCGTCGTTGAGCATGCCGGGG encodes:
- a CDS encoding DoxX family protein, which gives rise to MDIALWVIQGLVALTFLIVGAMKAFMPLDRLGQMFTWVPSFPASFVRLLGIAEMLGAAGVILPPLTGIQPWLALAACVGFILAAGGGAVVHLQRGEGSKIGINIALIILSGLIIYGRIFLAPL